In Neovison vison isolate M4711 chromosome 11, ASM_NN_V1, whole genome shotgun sequence, one genomic interval encodes:
- the SMIM43 gene encoding small integral membrane protein 43, protein MEWELNFLLYLALFFFLLFLLFLLLFVVIKQLKNSVASTAGALQPGRLSVHREPWGFSREQAV, encoded by the coding sequence ATGGAGTGGGAGCTCAACTTTCTGCTCTACCTGGCGCTCTTCTTCTTCCTGCTCTTCTTACTTTTCCTCCTGCTCTTCGTGGTCATCAAGCAGCTGAAGAACTCTGTGGCCAGCACCGCGGGGGCGCTCCAGCCCGGGCGTCTCTCCGTGCACCGGGAGCCTTGGGGCTTCTCCCGCGAGCAAGCCGTGTGA